The following DNA comes from bacterium.
CGAGATTGTGATCAATCGCAAGGACTCGGTGCTGGTGCTGCCGGAGCGTCTGGTGACCTTTCGCGCCGATTCCGCCTATGTGGAAGTCCCCAGCACCGAGAAGCCCAACGAGGCCAGGGAGATTCCGATCAAGACCGGATTGTCCGACGGCCTGCAGGTGGAGATTCTGGCGGGGCTGGAACAGGGCGCGGAAGTGATCGAGCGTCCACCCAAACAGATTCAATAGCGCGCGACACCGACCGGCGGCAGAAGACATCATGGCCATCCGCGTATTCCTGACTGCGCTTTTGCGCGACATCCGTTCGCAGAAGATGCGCACCGCGCTCACGGTGTTCGGCATCCTCTGGGGGACGGCGTCGGTGGTGCTGTTGCTGGCCTTCGGCCAGGGCATTCACGCGCGCCAGCAGCAGGCGGTGCGCGGCATGGGCGAATACATCGTGATCATGTGGCCGGGGCGCACCTCAAGGGTGTATCAGGGCCTGCCCAAGAACCGCATCATCCGGCTCCGCGAGGAGGATGCCGCGCTGCTGAAGGCCAACGTGCCGAATATCGGCGAAGTCTCCCCGGAGTTCGGCCGCGGCGATATCAAGGTCCGGGTCGGGAAGATCGAGAAGCTGGTGCGCGTGGTCGGGTGCTGGCCCGAGTACGGCGCGATGCGCAACATCATCCCGCAGGCCGGATCCCGCTGGATCAACGACCAGGACTTGCACAACAAGCGACGCGTCATCTTCATCGGACCCGAGCTCAAACGCGACCTCTTCGGGGAGGATGAGGCGGTCGGGCGGATCATCCTGGTCAATGGGACGCCCTTCACCGTCATCGGCGTCATGATCGAGAAGCAGCAGGACTCGTCGTACCAGGGACGCGATGTCCGGATGGCCTTCATCCCCACCACGACGTTCCGGGCGATGTACGGCGTGGAATACGTCAACGACATTGTCTTCCGCGCCGATGATCCGCGCAACACCGAGAAGGTCATCGCCGGCGTGTACCGCGTGCTGGGGTCAAAATACAAATTCGATCCCGAGGACCGCGAGGCGCTGGCGATGTGGGACACCACGGAGAACGAGAAGTTCTTCTCGGCCTTCTTCATCGCCTTCCGCACGTTCCTCGGCGTGATTGGCGCCTTCACGCTGATCGTGGGCGGCATTTCGATTTCGAACATCATGAACGTGGTGGTGGAAGAGCGCGTTAAGGAGATCGGCATCAAGATGGCGCTCGGCGCCAAGCCGCGCTTCATCATGGGCCAGTTCGTGTTTGAGACCCTCTTCCTCACCGGGATCGGCGGGCTTCTCGGATTCGCGTTGGCGTCCGGCGTCGTTGCGCTGGTGCCCAGTTTCCACGTGGAGGACTACATCGGCACCCCGACGATTTCCTTGTCAGTGGGTCTGGTGACGATTCTGGTGCTGGGCTTCATCGGGCTGGTCGCGGGATTTTTCCCGGCGCGACGGGCGGCGCAATGCAATCCCATTGAGGCGCTGCGGTTGTAGGCGGGCGGATGGCATGAACCTGGTGGGCTTCCTCAAGTACTTCTGGGCGGATTTCCGCAAGCAGAAGAAGCGCGCGGCGCTGACGGTGGCGGCGATCGTCTGGGGGACGATGTCGATCCTCCTGCTGTTGGCCTTTGGCGAGGGGCTGAAGACGCAACTGGACCGCAATCAACGCGGGCTGGGCGAAAATATCATGATTGTCTGGGGCGGACAGTCCTCGGTGCCCTTCCAGGGGCTGCCGCGGGGACGCCGGATCCGCTTCCTCCCCGAAGACCTCGATCTGATCAAGCAGAGCATCCCCGAAGTCGAGGAGGTCGGCGCCGAGTACTCTACTTGGGGCATCGACTTGGTCTATGGCCGCAAGGTTGTCTCCGAGCACATCTGCGGGGAGTACCCGTCGTACCAGCGCATCCGCGCCCATTACCCGGAAAGCGGCGGCCGCTACATCAATCAGACCGACATGGAGCACAAGCGCCGCGTCATCTTTCTCGGCCACAACCTCGCCAAACGGCTTTTTGACGATGAGGATCCGATCGGCAGGCAGATTCAGGTCTCCGGCATGCCGTTTACGGTGATCGGCGTCGGCACGGACAAGCAGCAGATGGGGATGTATGGCGGCCCCGATGTCGAAAAGGCCTCGATCCCCGCCACCACCTTCCACGCCATCTTCGGCCACAAGTATCTGAGCAACCTGGTGATCATGCCGCGCTCCGATCAGTTGAACAAGGTGGTCGAGGGGCGGCTCTATGAAGTGCTGGGCGCCAAGTACAAGTTCGATCCGGCCGACAAGCAGGCGCTGTCGATCTGGGATACGATCGAGGGGCGTCAGGAAATGATGAAGATGATGATCGGCATGCAGATCTTCATGGGGATCATCGGCGCGATGACGCTTCTGATCGCCGGGGTGGGCGTGGCGAACATCATGTATGTGGTGATCAAGGAGCGGACCAAGGAGATCGGGATCAAGATGGCGCTGGGCGCCAAGCCGCGGCTCATCCACAACACCATTCTGCTGGAAGCGCTCTTGATCTGCTTTGCCGGCGGGGCCATCGGCATCTTCGTCTCCCAGTTGATCTGCGACCTGCTGTCGCTGATCCCGCGTGACACGGAGTCGACCATGTCGTGGCTGGGGAATCCGACCATCTCGCTGCCGATCGGACTGATCACCGTTTCGATCATCGCAATGATCGGCATCATCTCCGGCTATTTCCCAGCGCGCAAGGCCGCGGCGCTCAACCCCGCCGAAACACTGCGCTACGAGTGAGGCAACCGTCATGAACGCAAACGGCAACGGCAACATCATCGAGCTGCATGGCGTCTGGAAAATCTATGACACCGGCAAGGTGAAGGTGGAGGCGCTGCGCGGGGTCGATCTGAAGGTCCGCAAAGGCGAGTTTCTCACGCTGGTCGGACCGTCGGGCTCGGGCAAATCGACGATGATGAACATTCTCGGTTGCCTCGATGTGCCCAGCCAGGGCACGTATCTGTTCGGCAACGAGGAAGTCAACCGGCTGTCGGTGAATCGTCTGGCGGAAATCCGCAATCAGCACATCGGTTTTGTCTTCCAAAACTTCAACCTGCTCCCCTACCTCACCGCGCTGGAGAATGTCGAGTTGCCGATGGTCTTCCGCGGGGTGGGAACCTCGGAACGCCGCAAGCGCGCCGCCGAGGTGCTGACCCGTGTCGGCCTGAGCGACCGGCTGCATCACAAGCCGACCGAGCTGTCCGGCGGGCAGATGCAGCGTGTGGCCATTGCGCGGGCGCTGGTCAATAATCCGTCGCTGCTTTTGGCCGATGAGCCCACCGGCAATCTCGATTCGGCGTCGGGCCGCGAGATTGTCGACCTGTTCGAGGAGTTGTGGAAGGCCGGGCACACGATCATGATCATCACCCACGATCCGAATCTGCCGATGCGTTCGGAACGGATTCTGCATATGCGCGATGGCCTCTTGGGCAACGGCAACGGCGCCCACTAAGCCCCTCTGCCCCATCGCCTTATCCGACCGCCGGAGGATTCCGGTCTGGCTTGATTCCCGCCGCGTTTTCCCACATACTCGCCGTCCACCTTGTCAGCAGGGAGCGGACGGAGCAACGGTATGGCCGAACAGAAAAAGAGCATCGCGCGCACATGGGCGGAATTCGCCGCGCAACTGAAGTTCGAACAGATTGACCCGGAATCGGTGGTGCACGCCAAGCGATTCCTGCTGGATTCGTGCGGTTGCGCCCTCGGCGGCTTCCATCACGAAGACATCGAGATCATGCGCAAGACGCTCGGAGAGTTCGGCGGCAGCCCCGAGGCGACGGTCTGGTCTTCGGGCGAGAAGACCAACGCCTACTTCGTCACGCTGCTCAATTCGCTGGCCATACGAGTGATGGATTACAACGACATTTACTGGGAGGCCGATCCTTCGCATCCCTCCGATTTGATCCCGGCGGCCACCTCGCTGGGCGAACAGTACCGCAGATCGGGGCAGGATGTGATCGCCGGGATTGTCCTGGCCTATGAACTGGAGATGCGCCTGTGCGAGTTCGGCATCCCCGGCATCCGTGAACGCGGCTGGCATCATGCCTCGCTGACGCAGATTGCCTCGCCGGTGGTGGCCGGGTTCATGATGGGGCTGTCGGTCGATCAGATCGTCAACGCGATCGGCATCTCAACCTGTCACAACATGACCATGGGGGCGGTGGCGGCCGGCAAGTTGACGATGATGAAGAACACGGTCGACCCGATGGCGACGGCCTCGGGCGTGTTCGCCGCGCGTCTGGCGCGTCACGGCTACATCGGCACCGAATTGATCATCGAAGGCAAAGAGGGATTCTGCCAGGTGCTCGGACCGGATTGGGACATGGGACGTTTGACCGACGGCCTCGGCAAAGGCTGGCGCATCGGGCGCTGCGCCTACAAGGCCTTCCCGACCGAGGCGCTCACGCACTCGCCGATCTCGGCGGCGCTCGATCTGGTCAAGACGCATGACATCAAGCCCGAGCAGGTCGCGCATGTCAAGGTGCGCACCATTGCCCGCGCCAAAGACATTCTTGCCGATCCAACCAAGTACCATCCTGAGACCAAGGAGACCGCCGACCACTCGCTGCCGTATGTGATCGGCGCCGCGATCATGGACCGTATGATCACGCCGCTGCAGTTTACCCACCAGCGCATTCACGATCCGAAGCTTCAGGCGCTGTTGCAGAAGATTGAAGTGGTCGCCGACCCGGGCTACGAAAAACAGTTCCCGGCCAAGAAACTCTCCGGGGTATCGATCACCACCGCCGATGGCAAGACAGTCGAAAAGGAAGTCGAATTCCCCAAGGGGTACCCGGCCAACCCGATGACCAACGCCGACCTCGAGGAGAAATTCCGCGCGCTGACCTCCGAGGTGATGGACAAGGCGGCACAGGACCGTGTGATCGAGGCGGTCGGCAATCTCGACCGGGCGCCGAATCTCGACGCCTTCCTCAAGGCCATGACGGTGAAATCCAACGCGTAGAAGCGGCTCTTGAGCCGCGAAAGCCCGCAATAGGACGCCGGAGTCGCAGATCAGCGACTCCGGCGTTGTGCGTTTTTGTTGTATGGCTTCTGCCCATTACGGACAGGGCGCGCAGAACTCGGCGGCGGGATTTGCCCCGCGGAAGGCGACGTTGACCACGCGGACAACATCGATCACGTTGCTGGCCCCGGAGCAATCGAGGTCGACACGGTCATAGGGGCAGGCGTTGTCGCGCACCGCCGCGGCGCCGCGAAAGGCGACCGCGACGACGGTGACGACGTCCTGCACGTTGGCGATTATGCCATCGCAGGCGGGGTCGCCGGCGCAGGGGCAGTCGCAAGGGGGCTGCACAGCGCGCTCGGCGGTGTAGATGAAATCGCCGTTGAGCGTGCCATCGTTGTCGGCGGCGTTGCCGGCGGCATAGATGGTGATCGCTCCGACCGGCGCGGCCGGGGCGATCCAGCCGAAGTACCAGCCGGGGGCGTTGTCGGCGACGCCCGGATCGGTGCCGGTGGCGGTGTGCTTGATGTACTGCCGCCCGTTGGCGGCGGTCGACAATTGGGTGCGGGGCGTATCGAGCACGAGGATCGCGCCGACCGCCTGCGCCAGTGAGTCGAGCACGGTCGCCTCAAATCCCCAGCGGCTCTGTCCCGACTGGGACAGGCCGACGCCAATTGTCACGGTGTCTCCGGGCGTGTATTGCGCGGGGGCAGTCAGCGTCAGGGCGCCCTCGCCGACGTCGAGATTGTCGTGGCAGGTGGCGCAGGTGCTCTCGCCGGGGGCGCCGGTGCGGGCATTCGGCGGCCCCCCAGAGGAGGCGACAGCCAATGCGGCCATGCCGAAGACGGCAAGTACCGCGAAACTGAGTCGACGTTGCGTGGTCATGAGGTTGTATCCCGTGCCGGACGACGTATGTTCGTCGCCATGCTTGAGGAATATAACGGATTTACGCGAGATTTCGGACGGAGCAGACGGAAGCACGCCGGCGCCCTGTGCAGAGCTCCGGCGCGCAATTAACCGCAGCAGTTATTCCACCCAATCCGCGATGAAGATGTTCGTCTCCCCCGGCTTGGACTGGTTGCGGTTGGAGGCGAAGACCAGCCTGGTGCCATCGCGGTTGAACATCGGGAAGCCATCAAAGGTGGGCTCGAAGGTGATCTGCTCCAGCCCGGTGCCGTCGATGTTGATCATGAACAGATCGAAGTTGCGCTTCCTGGGATCGTTCATGCACGATGAGAATATGAGCCGCTTGCCGTCGGGATGGAAGTACGGGCAGAAGTTGGCCGATCCATTGTTGGTCACCTGCCGTTTGCCGGTGCCGTCGGCGTTCATCACCCAGAGTTCGAGCCTGCTGGGACGGATCAGCCCCTGCGCGAGCAGGTTTTTGTAATCGGCGATGTCGGCCGAGTCGGTCGGGTGGCTGCCGCGGTAACAGATCATCTTGCCGTCGGGTGAGAAGAATGCGCCGCCATCGTAGCCAAGCTCATGGGTCAACTGGACCGGATTGCTCCCATCGGGATTCATCACATACAGATCGAGATCGCCGTTGCGCACCGAGGTGAAGAGGATCCTGGTGCCGTCGGGGGAATAGACCGCCTCGGCGTCGTAGCCGGGAGTGTCGGTCAAACGCCTGAGGTCGGAGCCATCGGGTTTGGCGGAAAAGACATCGTAGCCGGGATAGAGGGCCCAGACATACCCCTGCGACATCGACGGCTTCGGCGGGCAGGAATCGCCGGCCAGATGGGTGGAGCAGAAGATTATGCGCTCGCCATCGGGCGCGAAGAACGAACAGGTGGTGACACCGGTGCCGGTGGAAACCATGCGCAGATCGGAGCCATCGATGTTCATCGTATAGATGCGGTCGCAGGGGTAACCATCGCGGGTCGATTGGAAGATCAGTTTCCGGCCATCGGCGGAGAAGTAGGCCTCGGCGTTCTCGCCGCCGAAACTGAGTTGGCGGATGTTTTTGAAGTGTTTCTCGCCGGGGACAATCAGGGCGGAATCGGTCGTGGCCGCCGGGGCGGCGGCGGCGACCGCCTCGCTGCCGGCAAACTGCCAGGACCGGGCGAAAGTGACCCGTTCGGCCAGGGTCGGGTGGTCATACAGCCAGATCTTGATGAAAGTCGACGGATCGGGGTTGGAGAGATTGGTCGCCGCCAACTTCTCAAAGGCGCCGACCGCCGCCTCGGTATCGGCGGTTTTTTGCAGGCCGAAGACGTCGGCCTGGTGTTCGAAGTGTCGCCAGATTCCGTTTTGCAACGGCGAAAAAAGAAAACCGATCACCGAAAACGAGAGCGCCAGAAGCGGCATGCTGGCGAAACTGGAGAGCCGTTCAAATCCAAACCGGTGCCGGTATTTTCGAATCAACGCGTTCATCGCCAGATGCGACAGCCAGGCGGCGATGAAGATGAAGGCGACGGCGATCCCCAGTCCGATCCAGATGTGCTGGAGCAAGTAGTGCCCCATCTCGTGGCCGACGACGAAGAGGACTTCCGCGGGCTCCATGGTGGCGATCAGGTTGTCGTAGAGGACGATTCGTTTGGTCTTTCCCAGTCCGGTGACGTAGGCGTTCAGCTTCTTGGTGTCCTTCGATGCGTCCATGACAAAGACGCGCGAATCGGGAATGCCCGACTGCGCGGCCAGATGGAGAATCTGCGCGCGCAGCGGGGTGTCATCCATGGGCTTGGTCTCATAGAAGATCGGCGTGATGACGATCGGCCCGATGATCACGAAGAAGATGACCAGCGGCACCGAGACCACGCCCAGCCATGCCCACCAGGAGCGCGGATTGCGGCGGATGATCGCGTAGACGATCACCGCCAGCAACGCCAAGATCACCAGCGCCACGCCCAGTCCCTTGAGCAGGTCGAATGTCCAGGCGCCAAACGACTGGTTCGAGAGGCCGTATTGGTGCT
Coding sequences within:
- a CDS encoding ABC transporter permease — encoded protein: MAIRVFLTALLRDIRSQKMRTALTVFGILWGTASVVLLLAFGQGIHARQQQAVRGMGEYIVIMWPGRTSRVYQGLPKNRIIRLREEDAALLKANVPNIGEVSPEFGRGDIKVRVGKIEKLVRVVGCWPEYGAMRNIIPQAGSRWINDQDLHNKRRVIFIGPELKRDLFGEDEAVGRIILVNGTPFTVIGVMIEKQQDSSYQGRDVRMAFIPTTTFRAMYGVEYVNDIVFRADDPRNTEKVIAGVYRVLGSKYKFDPEDREALAMWDTTENEKFFSAFFIAFRTFLGVIGAFTLIVGGISISNIMNVVVEERVKEIGIKMALGAKPRFIMGQFVFETLFLTGIGGLLGFALASGVVALVPSFHVEDYIGTPTISLSVGLVTILVLGFIGLVAGFFPARRAAQCNPIEALRL
- a CDS encoding ABC transporter permease, with the protein product MNLVGFLKYFWADFRKQKKRAALTVAAIVWGTMSILLLLAFGEGLKTQLDRNQRGLGENIMIVWGGQSSVPFQGLPRGRRIRFLPEDLDLIKQSIPEVEEVGAEYSTWGIDLVYGRKVVSEHICGEYPSYQRIRAHYPESGGRYINQTDMEHKRRVIFLGHNLAKRLFDDEDPIGRQIQVSGMPFTVIGVGTDKQQMGMYGGPDVEKASIPATTFHAIFGHKYLSNLVIMPRSDQLNKVVEGRLYEVLGAKYKFDPADKQALSIWDTIEGRQEMMKMMIGMQIFMGIIGAMTLLIAGVGVANIMYVVIKERTKEIGIKMALGAKPRLIHNTILLEALLICFAGGAIGIFVSQLICDLLSLIPRDTESTMSWLGNPTISLPIGLITVSIIAMIGIISGYFPARKAAALNPAETLRYE
- a CDS encoding ABC transporter ATP-binding protein codes for the protein MIELHGVWKIYDTGKVKVEALRGVDLKVRKGEFLTLVGPSGSGKSTMMNILGCLDVPSQGTYLFGNEEVNRLSVNRLAEIRNQHIGFVFQNFNLLPYLTALENVELPMVFRGVGTSERRKRAAEVLTRVGLSDRLHHKPTELSGGQMQRVAIARALVNNPSLLLADEPTGNLDSASGREIVDLFEELWKAGHTIMIITHDPNLPMRSERILHMRDGLLGNGNGAH
- a CDS encoding MmgE/PrpD family protein; this encodes MAEQKKSIARTWAEFAAQLKFEQIDPESVVHAKRFLLDSCGCALGGFHHEDIEIMRKTLGEFGGSPEATVWSSGEKTNAYFVTLLNSLAIRVMDYNDIYWEADPSHPSDLIPAATSLGEQYRRSGQDVIAGIVLAYELEMRLCEFGIPGIRERGWHHASLTQIASPVVAGFMMGLSVDQIVNAIGISTCHNMTMGAVAAGKLTMMKNTVDPMATASGVFAARLARHGYIGTELIIEGKEGFCQVLGPDWDMGRLTDGLGKGWRIGRCAYKAFPTEALTHSPISAALDLVKTHDIKPEQVAHVKVRTIARAKDILADPTKYHPETKETADHSLPYVIGAAIMDRMITPLQFTHQRIHDPKLQALLQKIEVVADPGYEKQFPAKKLSGVSITTADGKTVEKEVEFPKGYPANPMTNADLEEKFRALTSEVMDKAAQDRVIEAVGNLDRAPNLDAFLKAMTVKSNA
- a CDS encoding choice-of-anchor V domain-containing protein, yielding MTTQRRLSFAVLAVFGMAALAVASSGGPPNARTGAPGESTCATCHDNLDVGEGALTLTAPAQYTPGDTVTIGVGLSQSGQSRWGFEATVLDSLAQAVGAILVLDTPRTQLSTAANGRQYIKHTATGTDPGVADNAPGWYFGWIAPAAPVGAITIYAAGNAADNDGTLNGDFIYTAERAVQPPCDCPCAGDPACDGIIANVQDVVTVVAVAFRGAAAVRDNACPYDRVDLDCSGASNVIDVVRVVNVAFRGANPAAEFCAPCP
- a CDS encoding M48 family metalloprotease, which codes for MRPTVPRLLVPLLLLLALVAAMSPLAAFAQSATPPASDEPGWGEMTPERRAQAIEYSNTTNLLYFVEFFYGLAIWLVLLFTGFSARMLAWAERIGKRRLLTLFLYLVALIAIVQVASLPLDYYSGFHLEHQYGLSNQSFGAWTFDLLKGLGVALVILALLAVIVYAIIRRNPRSWWAWLGVVSVPLVIFFVIIGPIVITPIFYETKPMDDTPLRAQILHLAAQSGIPDSRVFVMDASKDTKKLNAYVTGLGKTKRIVLYDNLIATMEPAEVLFVVGHEMGHYLLQHIWIGLGIAVAFIFIAAWLSHLAMNALIRKYRHRFGFERLSSFASMPLLALSFSVIGFLFSPLQNGIWRHFEHQADVFGLQKTADTEAAVGAFEKLAATNLSNPDPSTFIKIWLYDHPTLAERVTFARSWQFAGSEAVAAAAPAATTDSALIVPGEKHFKNIRQLSFGGENAEAYFSADGRKLIFQSTRDGYPCDRIYTMNIDGSDLRMVSTGTGVTTCSFFAPDGERIIFCSTHLAGDSCPPKPSMSQGYVWALYPGYDVFSAKPDGSDLRRLTDTPGYDAEAVYSPDGTRILFTSVRNGDLDLYVMNPDGSNPVQLTHELGYDGGAFFSPDGKMICYRGSHPTDSADIADYKNLLAQGLIRPSRLELWVMNADGTGKRQVTNNGSANFCPYFHPDGKRLIFSSCMNDPRKRNFDLFMINIDGTGLEQITFEPTFDGFPMFNRDGTRLVFASNRNQSKPGETNIFIADWVE